DNA from Electrophorus electricus isolate fEleEle1 chromosome 5, fEleEle1.pri, whole genome shotgun sequence:
TGTATTAAACTACAACCTTTATATGGAGTACACGGGTGCTGCTCAGAACAACAAGAGGATGGGTGTAGGGTGATAAAAAATGGAAAGCCAAATGAATAGAAAGTGTCACTTCCTACTCTTATTGTTGCACCGTACATTTCATCTGTTGATTTCCTTTCACCAAAATGTACTTTTCAGATACAAGGTACCCTTATCAAAGTCAAAACGAATAATCCACACAGACTCTACTTGAGATGACATTCATTAAACGTCTAAAAGGCGCTTGGAGTGACTAACTGCCTACGAACCATCAGTACTCTCATTGGTTCTTGCTGTTGATAACAAAAGACACCTGACAAATTTTAACAGGCGCGGCTGTAACTGATCCATGCTCTACTCTTCATACTGCACGTAGGCAACTTGGTGGAAAGAGCACACTTTCTCTTACAAAGGTAATGAATTAGTATTCAATATCATAAAGATAGAGGACTTATGCCATTATACACAGAGAGGATGTTAAAGCGCTGTAGAGTTATTTCTTATCTTATGATCTACGTCACAGGTTAGAATTACAAATTACTTTTATATGCGATGCTATGAGTACctaatgttattattttaataaaaagacaAGAATCAAAGAGGAGTTCTAATGTATAATGATCTCAAATGATTTTATAAAGACAAACTTTTTAGCGCAACAGAGTATCCGTGCAGTGTGCGTGACCTAGTTTGATTTGGTTTGATCTCATAAATGTGCATAAATGTAGAAATAGTTTGGGCAGGTGGCGTTGATGTTATGGGTTAGTTACCGCCtgtaaaactgtatttttcAGTTAGGGCTTTTTGCGTCCTATATCGCAACATCTCTCCAAACTTGCGGTACGCGCCCCCCTCCATGTAAATATAGAACTATTCCACTGCGTGCTTGGCATCACATCAGCAAGTCAGGGTTTCATCTGGGCATACAGTATTACTGGGCATacagtaataaaaaacaattttcaggcAGTAGAACAAAATAGAATTGGGATGATTTTCAGTTTCCCTTAGTTACTTACCATGTTGCTCCTGggatttgtttctttttgacAACTTTGCGTAAAGTGGTTTCGACTAGCAGCATCTTGGTAAACGTAACTCCAACAGCGTGCGCTTTCTATCGTTCATCTGTCTCCGCAGTCAGTCCGTATTTTAAAGGAGGCCACCCCATCAAAAGAAATCGCTATCACCGATAGACGTCCCCTCTGGTCACTAAAATTCCAGTTTGATTCTGCAGATGCTCTCTTCCCGTGCGTTGGTTCGGGGACTGCAGGTGGGACTCTGGAGAAGAGTGTCAACCTCGGCTAGCGCGCTCGCGGCGCACGCGCAAGGTACTAGAACCATTCTTTTACACTGTGCACACAACCAGATATCCttttagaaatgcatttttatttgctttgcttcctCTTTTAAGACACAGAAGTTAATTTTTACCACGCTTACGTTATTGAGCACGTTTGTATGggtattataataaatacatcGCCCTCGTGCCTTATCGTGCTTGTATCAGGTCTGTCCACTATGATGACAAGGTCACTGACAGTAACACTGCAGGAATACTTAGTTTAAACGTTTTAATTGCACCAGCGAACGTTTAATATAGTCCATTTCTATAGCTCTTCGCTTAAAACAGGAGAGGGCGCTCTTTAgccatagttttttttttattgacgTATCTTTAAAGGAGTAATAAGTCATTCTTTTCCAAtgattcttcacattatgaaacagccattatactgacaagAGACCTGGATGTATCAGAGGTTCTGCATTAAATCTATTTTGAACATCGCTACTTCCAGGAGGGGGCATAAGTAGCAAATACTAATTAATTTGAGAACTACAAAGAAATCTTATTATTTATCTTATGTGAACACTACactagaaaatgtaaaaaaataaataattgcttttgtaaatattgttatttatggTGGTAAAATTGACTGattgtttctttaatttagtTAATGCATGTAATTCCCTAATGGATTCCTCTCAGTCAATTTGGCTTTTTTTAATCCTCAGACATTGAAGTGATTGACTGCAGCATTCCGCAGTACAATAACCGCCTGGACACACCCCTGCCTGACATCCCGTTCGTCAGAAATCTCACTGCGGAGCAGAAGaagctgaaagagaaagagaaagagtcaTGGACCAACCTTACCAAGGAGGAAAAGCTTGCATGTAAATCCACTCTACCCTGCCCACCACAATATGTGTTCTGGTAACACAACTATGAAAGCAGGCTCGTTGTGCATGTTAAATACCTCAGAATTTACCAAAGCAGGTCTCACAAGCCTGcaaagacatttattttgtgtgggAACTATAGTGAGACTATTATTCAGATGTTGCTAATGGACTTGgaagattacatttttatgacCAGCCAAAGAGgagttaatataattttatgatTCTATCTCAGATTTCATGAAAGTAGGTCTTTGGTAAATTTGTCATTGTCCAGTTGACCTTTTCTCATGGGAAGTTGCTCTGTAGTAGTCTCAGTTTTCAAACTGAGGACTAGATTTGTTACAGTGTCACTGTGGAATTGAGAAGAGCAAGTGTGGCAGGCAATGCAGACAATGAAAGAAGGCAATAAATACTGCACTGTATTTCGACTGTCTGGAAGAAAATGGATTTATTTGAACCAAAGTCCATTTTTCAGGAAAACTCATTCCACTGCCCTGGTTCCTCTTGTGCAGGCAGTACTGTTGTTAGGATCACAAATCATTTTTGGCTCTGTACCATTAACTTCACGGTTAATTCAGAATCGTTGGTCTTGGGTAAtaaccacaaggtggcagtgtTGTCCACATGTTTAATGCTCATcataaacatgttaaaaatgtatagaaTACAAACAACATAGAAGGCCTTCAGATTTTACTGCGCAAAGTACCCGGTGGAAACATGGTGAATACACTCATCTGGTGTTGATGTTACtgtacagtgtaaatgtgttttgtgcttttatttagtGTACAGGCTCACATTTGAGCTGAGCTACGCTGAGATGAGGAAGAGCTCAGATGAGTGGAAGACCACGCTGGCCGGGGTGTTCTTCTTTCTCGGCTTTTCTGGCCTCTTGGTTTGGTGGCACCGTATCTATGGTGGGCATCCCTATTCACTTTTACAGCCAACAATTCAGATGAACATAAAATTCAGGTCACTGGTTCCATTATTTCTAAAAAGATTCTACCtcatataaattatatttgaatgCTTTGTGGTGTCAGGTACAATTGCGAGAATTGAGATTCTTGCAATCATCTAAAACTGGGCCAAGATGAGTGACagttattaaatgttataacacatttgcattatatacacataacaggcacttaattaaaaacacatactTTATACGTACATCCGCTAACCATTTTATTAGGTATgtctgttttgtatgtgtttaattaCAGGTAGTAGTCCATTGCCATGCAGAGTTCATCTCTGGCCAATCACTGC
Protein-coding regions in this window:
- the LOC113573823 gene encoding cytochrome c oxidase subunit 4 isoform 1, mitochondrial; the protein is MLSSRALVRGLQVGLWRRVSTSASALAAHAQDIEVIDCSIPQYNNRLDTPLPDIPFVRNLTAEQKKLKEKEKESWTNLTKEEKLALYRLTFELSYAEMRKSSDEWKTTLAGVFFFLGFSGLLVWWHRIYVYGDVPHTLSPEWVEKQTKRMIDMRVNPVHGFSSNWDYEKQRWK